From the genome of uncultured Methanobacterium sp.:
ACCTCTGGAATGGGAACATACTAACTCCTCTGGATCCCCTACTAGGACATATACCCGATGGAACTCCAGTGAATTTCCAGACTGACCTTGGAACAATAGGCAGCAAAAACGTGGATAAAACCACCTTAGGTGGATTTGCAACTGTTACCCTGATTGCCAATGAACTAGCAGGTACTGCCACTCTAAACGCCACCACTGACCAGTTAACAATGTATCAACATGTGCTGATAAACCCCACATCCAGTCTCTATCTGAATATAACCCCGAGTAAAACCAACCCTGTTGCCGGTGACACCGTAACCTACACCCTTAAAGTTGGAAACTACGGACCAGACCCCGCAGAAAATGTGGTTATGACCTACGTGGTACCTGATGGATTGGAATTTGTAGGGGCCAGTGATGATGTTGGAAACACATGGATCTATGATCCCAGCACCAGAACAATTACCTGGACTCTGGGAACAGTGCCAAAGGGTGATCCCAGCCTGAACCTCACTTTACGTGTTCTTAAGGCAGGCAACTTCCTCATCAATCCCCTCCTGAGTACAACAACCTACGATCCAACTCTAAGTACTAACACACACTCACTAAGCATATACGCAGCCACAAACCCCACTAACCAGGTTAACGCAGCAACAGTGACAACAGCTAATGAAAATACTGTGGGAATGCAAACCACTGGAGCACCAATTGCACCATTGGCCCTTGGAATCATAGTTGTATTGGGTGGACTGTTAACAACACGCCGAAAAAATTAATCCATTTTTCTTTTTTTATTTTATTTAGCAAATTAAGCATTTATAGCACATTATTTATATTATTACTAATATATTATTTTATATGACATATATTTACTAAAATGAGAAGTATTATAACCTTTTAACAAACTGATTAGGGGTATGGAGTAACTATAAATCCTCTTAAGGTATAATTATTTAAAGAAATACAAAAATTAGAATGAAATAATACAGAACCATATAAAGAGTTTACGAAACGATAATTACCTTTAAAAGAGGGATCTAAAATGAGTGAATGGACTGAAGTTAAAAGAGATGAAGATGAAATTGAAAAACCCACCTTCTGGGAACCGGAAGCCGCAGGTGAATCGTTACAGGGCAAATATATAGACCTGGAAGAGAATGTCGGCAAGTTTAAAAGCAACCTTTACACCATCCGAACCACTGAAGGTGAAATAAAGATATGGGGCTGTACTGTCCTGGATGATTTAATGAAAAAGGTGGACCTAAATAATGAAGTCCGCATAACATTCAATGGCAAACAACCATCAAAAAGTGGTAAAAACCCATGGAAGGATTTTAAAGTTGAGTATAAAGCACTTTAAGCCATATAAATTAAAAGAAGGAAATAAGTACTATGGAATATAATTATTAGAAATATAATTGTCTGGGGAGATAATTAAAAATAAAACAGATAATTGCACCTGAAAATAGGGAAGACAATTAACTTACTCTCTTATCAAGGCATAAAAAGAGAGATTAATTAACAAATTAAAATAAGTTAATGGGGAATAATATACACTTAATCCATATATGCTTCCTGTATTATATGGAATATCTTCTCTACAGCTCTTTTCATTTTCAAAAAGACCATACCCAGGTTGGCATTAGATTCAACTGCACAGACCAGAGCAACCAGTGAAGAACCCATAATAACAATTTGTAATTTCTCACCGGTTATGAGTAGTCTTTCCAGGTGGTCATCACCAATATCATCTAGTGTTTTATCTCCAATATTGATTAATGAAGCAGCCATAGCTGCAATTATATGATTTTTCACATGAGGATTGCTGGAAGTCATGATCAAACCATCTTTCCGGATGACATATGACTCCAAAATATCACTTTTATACTCCATTTCATGGAGAACCTCATTGATCTGTTCGGAAATAGGTTTCATAAGACATTCCATTTTAATTTAAATATTTAACTACTGATCTTATTTGTTATCTATAATGAACAAATTTATTAGTTTTTATTTAAAATTATCAACTTTCTTATTTGTTATTAACAAAATCGCCAATGGCCTTCTTTAACATTACTCTTATCATTCCAATATTAGCATTATTTTCAGTTAAAACGATTATAACATGGCCAACACCAAATTCATCTATCACAATTTTACCGTTGTCAGTTTCAACAATCAACTGCTCTAGGTCGCCATAACTGACGCTTTTAGTGAGCTCTCGCACTGCTCCCAATGCTGCAACAGTACTGGCGCTTAAAATTGAACTTTTTCGGTCCACCTTACCAACAGGAATACCATCTAAACCAGCCACAAGGGAATCCTTAACACCCCTAATTCTGTTAATACTAATTAAAACATCTTCATAGTTTTGAACAGTCATTATACCCGCCTGTTGACCTATTTTATTAAAATAATATGTTTTACTTATTTTCACTCTTGATTATGTCTTGGATGAGGTTATCCATAAAGCTGGACAGGTTATCATCATTCAATGCTGAAGTGTTCCATATGGTAATTTCTTCAGGAAGTTTCAGTTGTTTACGGATGAAATCTGTGCTAAGTTTAGAAATATCTTCTTTATTAGCTGCAACCACGTATGGTACATTGTAACTTTCTATGAATTTAACTAGTTCATAATCAACCGGAGTTATCCCCACGGTAGAATCTATTAGTAATATTGCTCCATCCATTCCTGTGGCCAGTGTTTCCCACATGAAAGAGAATCTTCTGTGACCTGGACTGGCAAAAAGATGTATTAAGATACCGTGTTGTTCAATTTGGACAAAATCAAAACTGGTGGTTATGCTTTCAAATTCACCTTTAAGAAAAAGTTCCTGTCCACTTAATCTCTCTACAAAAGTGGTTTTACCGGCATTTAAAGCGCCGAAAACCACTATTTTGAGACTATCCTTTGATATTTGTTCCATTATTCACCCGAAACTCTTCTTAAGACATGTTTCAAGATAGATATTATTTAAAGTGAATTAAGGGCAATTTTACAGTTACCATCTTTATGCTCTATATTATCAATTATGAAGGATTCTCCAGTAACTTCCTCCATTAAAGCAGCTCCTACCAGAGCCATGGGGCATCCAATGTGACGTGGAACATCATTTTCTGCCAGGTAGTCTGTGTAATGATGAGCTTTGCAGTTGGTAACAGTCATCTCTAGTTTTTCATCGGTTACATTATATTCCAGGTTTTCAGCAACGTTGAAACGTCCAATGAGATATCGGTCATAGAACTCCATTGCAGTTGGTGTGGTGCTGATATCCTTTTCTTCTCCCAGCATTTCTGATCCAACTTTAACCAGCTTCCACAGATCTTCTCCAAAAGCCCGTGTAACTCCACCGGAACCCTGTCCAGAAACTTTCCAGAGACCTTTAGTTAATCCCATTAATGATGCTAAATATACTGTGTTTAAAGGGTCAACCTGATCTCGAAGCATAGCTGCTAGTGTGTCGCCTTTTTTTATTCCTTCTGCCATATGAAACTCCTCATTAGATTCTTATTGATTCATTACTTCTTTTACTTTCTCGGATGTTCTTTCCAGTTCCAGAAGGGCTAAACCCAGATTTACTTCTGCTGGGGATAAAGCGGCCAGTACTGCTTTTTCTCCGGCATGGGCTAAAATTGCTTTTCCAGATGCACCATCTATTACTACCTGGTTAAGATCTCCTCTTTCCAGTTCATCACATGTTCTCTGTGATGTACCTACCATTGCCGCAGCCATTGCTGCTACACGTTTTTCATCAGTGTTACCTGGAAGGGATGAAGCAATCATTAAACCATCAGGCCTTAAAACTGCCACACCACTAATATCGCCTGGAGCACGTTCCAGAAGCTCATTTAATAAACCACCAATATCTTCTCTTAAACCCATAAAAACACACCTCCATTTTCTAAAGAATTCATTTATGAGGCATGATCGAAATATGATCGATTAATTGCCTCTTAGTAATACTGTTATCTTCTGATATCATTTAAAAAAATGATTGTAAAGTGATTTTGTGTTATAAGCATAACCACAGCATTGTGCATTTACACAAAAGTTAAATAATAAGACAGACTCAGAAGTTGATTTAACGCTGAAAGCATCAGATTAAGAACATAAAGGTCTTGGTTTAACCAGAAATATTTTGAAAGGATAACCAGTAATAACTATAAAATTTGGAAAATCCCCAAAAATTGGATATATGTTAAACTACTGCATGTGTTGGAAATTTCATTATCAATATTTTTTTCAAATAGCTTCAAAATAATATTAAGATATTATATTCAAGATACCCAAATTAAATAAAATTAATAACTTTAATTTCAAAAGAAGGATTATAAGGGGTTTCTTAATACATTAATATTGTTGATAAAATTAGCATTAATATGAAAAGAAATACCGCCATTAATCCATAATACCTTTTGATATTTTGTTCCTTTCACCAGAAATTATCTTTTATACATGTCTCAAGATCATCTAAAGTGAATTGAGAACAAGTTTACAATTATCATCCTTATGTTCTATATTATCAATTATGAAGGATTCTCCTGTAACTTCTTCCATTAAAGCTGCAGCAATCATGGCCATGGGGCATCCAATGTGACGTGGAACATCATTTTCTGCCAGGTAGTCTGTGTAATGATGAATATTACAGTTGGTAACAGTCATCTCTAGTTTTTCATCAGTTACATCATATTCCAGGTTTTCAGCAATGTTAAAACGTCCAATGAGATATCGGTCATAGAACTCCATTGCAGTTGGTGTGGTGCTGATATCCTTTTCTTCTCCCAGCATTTCTGATCCAACTTTACATAAATGCCATAGATCTTCTCCAAAAGCCCGGGTAACTCCACCGGAACCCTGTCCAGAAACCTTCCAGAGACCCTTAGTTAATCCCATTAAAGATGCAAGATATACAGTGTTTAATGGTTCATTCTGTTCTTTAAGTAAAGCTGTTAGTGTTTCGCCTTCTTTGATTCCTTCTGCCATATGAAACTCCTCATTTTTAGATTTTTTATTGATTCATTACTTCTTTTACTTTTTCGGCTGTTCTTTCCAGTTCCAGAAGGGCTAATCCCAGGTTTACTTCTGCAGGCGATAGGGCGGCCAGTACTGCTTTTTCTCCGGCATGGGCTAAAATTGCTTTTCCAGATGCACCATCTATTACTACCTGGTTAAGATCTCCTCTTTCCAGTTCATCACATGTTCTCTGTGATGTACCTACCATTGCCGCAGCCATTGCTGCTACACGTTTTTCATCAGTGTTACCTGGAAGGGATGAAGCAATCATTAAACCATCAGGCCTTAAAACTGCCACACCACTAATATCACCAGGAGCACGCTCCAAAAGCTCATTTAAAAAACCACCAATATCTTCTCTTAAACCCATAACAATACACTCTCCTAATGTCCATCACAACTACTAATTTTTACACTACATCAATATTATAATAACGTTAATTTATATTCCAGTTAAAACGAAAAAGAATAGTATAATATGATTTTACATTAAAAAATAATAACACCCATGTGCATTTACACAATACTTAAATAACAGTAATAACTAAATTTTAATTTTATTATTAAAATTAATTTGATTAACATTAGGGAACCATATTAACAAATTGATAACCGTGCAAATCTTTGTTGAAATGGTTATTATGGCATTAATATTAATAAAAAGTAGTTACTAATTGTAGTATGTAAATTCATAATATTTTATGTGATGAAATAAGATTTGATTATAATTTTAGATAACTTAAAGATAACTTTAGATAATAGCTTTAGATACATCTTAAAATAATAGTGTTAACCTTTTTCACAAAATTGTAGGAAATGAAATGATAAACCCCGCAACCCCACAGAAAAGAGTCACAGTGTCAGTCAACGTTGATCTTGATCTACAATTCAGGAAATTAGCATCACAAACTTATAAGTTTGAGAAAGGATGGTACAGTAAAGCAATGGCTGAAGCAATGGCTATGTGGATGAAAAATAGTGAACTAAATTTATTAGATGATGGTATTACTCCTATGGTCCGTATGGAGGGTTTTAGGTTATGGGAAACGTTAAAGAGAAATAATAATCTCAATTCAAATCAGGAATTAGGTCCAGATTCTTTGGATACTATCTGTAATGTTTTCACCAATGAATCACCTTTTATCGAGGATATTGAGTACAGTTTTCATGATGATAACTTACTGGTCAACATGGATACCCCAATTATAACCAAAAACAAAGATTATTTCATGATGGAGGATCTCATCGATAAATGTAGTGTTCCAGTAATAGTTCTATTTAGAGCAGGAATTGAAGATATAACCAAGGAAAAATACAAAATTGACTATTTAAAACTTGGAAAATCAAGCCAAGTGCAATTTAAAAAAGTTAATTCCCTGAAATCTTCTAAACAATCCATTGAAATTTTATAAAAAAAACGATAAAATACAGTTCTATTTAGCTTTTTAATTTAGATATTTCAATAATTTATGATTCCAGATGGAATTCATAACCCATCTGAAGCTTTATTTAGTTTAGATAGTTTCAATAACTCTAATTTTAAATTTTTATTAAGATAACCAAGTGTGGGAAAAATTAAAGTAAATTCCACAGTTGAAAATTTTGAGATAAACTATAAACCAGTGGATATACAGTTAATATCACATGAGTACTAAAATATTCACCATTGGCCATAGCAACCATCCGTTCTCTCGTTTTATGGAATTAATACAGAAACAGGATATCAAGATGGTGGTGGATGTTCGAACCCGGCCATACAGTAAATACACACCTTACTACAGTAGGAAACCTTTAGAAGAAGGATTGAAAGAGTATCAGGTTAAGTACGTTTATTTAGGGAATAAGATTGGAGGAAAGCCAGATGATGCCAAGTTCTACCATGATGGCCAACTCCTTTACCACCTTCTGGAAGCGGATGAAAAGTACCAGGAAGGACTGAAAATACTCCTGGAGCTTG
Proteins encoded in this window:
- a CDS encoding roadblock/LC7 domain-containing protein — encoded protein: MKPISEQINEVLHEMEYKSDILESYVIRKDGLIMTSSNPHVKNHIIAAMAASLINIGDKTLDDIGDDHLERLLITGEKLQIVIMGSSLVALVCAVESNANLGMVFLKMKRAVEKIFHIIQEAYMD
- a CDS encoding roadblock/LC7 domain-containing protein gives rise to the protein MTVQNYEDVLISINRIRGVKDSLVAGLDGIPVGKVDRKSSILSASTVAALGAVRELTKSVSYGDLEQLIVETDNGKIVIDEFGVGHVIIVLTENNANIGMIRVMLKKAIGDFVNNK
- a CDS encoding GTP-binding protein, which encodes MEQISKDSLKIVVFGALNAGKTTFVERLSGQELFLKGEFESITTSFDFVQIEQHGILIHLFASPGHRRFSFMWETLATGMDGAILLIDSTVGITPVDYELVKFIESYNVPYVVAANKEDISKLSTDFIRKQLKLPEEITIWNTSALNDDNLSSFMDNLIQDIIKSENK
- a CDS encoding roadblock/LC7 domain-containing protein, which translates into the protein MGLREDIGGLLNELLERAPGDISGVAVLRPDGLMIASSLPGNTDEKRVAAMAAAMVGTSQRTCDELERGDLNQVVIDGASGKAILAHAGEKAVLAALSPAEVNLGLALLELERTSEKVKEVMNQ
- a CDS encoding roadblock/LC7 domain-containing protein, with protein sequence MGLREDIGGFLNELLERAPGDISGVAVLRPDGLMIASSLPGNTDEKRVAAMAAAMVGTSQRTCDELERGDLNQVVIDGASGKAILAHAGEKAVLAALSPAEVNLGLALLELERTAEKVKEVMNQ
- a CDS encoding DUF488 domain-containing protein, producing MSTKIFTIGHSNHPFSRFMELIQKQDIKMVVDVRTRPYSKYTPYYSRKPLEEGLKEYQVKYVYLGNKIGGKPDDAKFYHDGQLLYHLLEADEKYQEGLKILLELARDNRIVVMCSEEDPYHCHRHHLISQSLLKNNFQITHIRGDGNLEKVRNDYQTRLF